The window GTGGGTGCTGGGCGCGGCGGACCCGCATCACTGCAGTATCACTGCAGTCACCAGAAGAACAAGTTGCAGTTCCTACGGGCGAGCCCTGGCAAAGCTCCACAGCTTTACACCAGATCGAGATAGCGCTCCAGTTCCCAGGCATGCACGGCGCTGCTGTACTCCCGCCACTCGGCCCGTTTGGCGGCCATGAAATGCTCCATGACGTGCTCGCCCAGCGCGCGGCGCAGCACCTCGTCCTTGCCCAGTTCGTCGATGGCCTCGCGCAGGTCGGTGGGCAGCTCCTTGACGCGGTGGTGGCGTTTCTCGCGCACGGTCATTTTAAAGATGTTGCGGGCAATCGCGGGCGGCGGCTCCAGCCCGCGCTCGATGCCGTCCAGACCGGCGGCCAGCATCACGGCCAGCGCCAGGTAGGGGTTGCAGCTGGGGTCCGGCATCCGCAACTCGGCGCGGGTGGAATTGCCGCGCTTGGCCGGAATGCGGACCAGGGCGCTGCGGTTGCTGGTGCTCCAGGCGATGTTCACCGGGGCCTCGAAGCCCGGCACCAGCCGCTTGTAGCTGTTGACCAGCGGATTGGTGATGGCCGTCATCCCCTCGGCGTGGTCCAGCAGCCCGGCGATGAAGCTCCCGGCGGTGCTGGACAGGCCGTATTCGCCGCGCTCGTCGGCAAAGGCGTTCTGGCCGCCCTTGAACAGGCTCAGGTGGCAGTGCATGCCGCTGCCGTTGACGCCGGGGATCGGCTTGGGCAGGAAGCTGGCCAGCAACCCGTATTCCAGCGCCACCCGCTTGACCACGAATTTGAAGGTGGCGATGCGGTCGGCCGTCTCCAGCGCCGGGGCGTAGCGGAAGTCGATCTCGTGCTGGCCGGGCGCGTCCTCGTGGTGGGCGGCCTCGATCTCGAAGCCCATCTCGACCAGTTTGTTGGCGATCTCCCGCCGGATGCGCTCGCCCTTGTCGATGGGCGCGAGGTCAAAGTAGCCTGCCCGGTCGTGGGTCACGGTGGTGCCCAGGCCGGCCGGCGTGCGCTCGAACAGAAAGAACTCCGGCTCGGTGCCCACGAACATCTCGTAGCCCAGGACCTGCGCCCGCTCAATCTGCCGCCGCAGGACCTGCCTCGGATCGCCCTCAAACGGGGTGCCGTCGGGCAGCGTCACGTCGCAGATCAGCCGCGCCACCGCGCCGCGCTCCCCTTCCTCGCGCGAGAACGGCGGGTAGATCAGGAAAGTGGTCAGGTCCGGGCGCAGCAGCATGTCAGACTCCTCGACGCGGGTGAAGCCCTCCACGGCGCTGCCGTCGAAAGTGACGTCGCCGCTCAGGGCCTTCTCAAACTGCGAGCGCGGCACCTCGACGTTCTTGGTGGCGCCCAGGATATCGGTGAATTGCAGCCGCAGAAACTTGATCTGGGCGTCTTGCAGCTGGGCCAGAATCGCGGCCCGGTCAGGGGATGGGGTCATGCGTGGTCTACCTCCAGGAATGTCCTGAGCCCAGGGTAGCGGGCCGGCGGGGCAGCGGAGGAGTCGCCTCGCCCGTCCGCCAGGGATAAAGATGAGATTAAGGCCCACCGTGGGGCATTTTCACATCAAGCTCAGAGAGCCTGAAAGTCACAGGAGGTCCACCCATGACCGAGCGGCAATTCATTGAGGTGTACGGCGCCCGCGAGAACAACCTGCGCGACGTGTCGCTGCACATTCCCAGGGGCCAGATCACGGTGTTCACCGGCGTGTCGGGGTCCGGCAAGTCCTCGCTGGTGTTCGACACCATCGCCGCCGAGGCGCAGCGGCAGCTCAACGAGACGTTCACCGCCTTCGTGCAGGGCTTCCTGCCGCATTACGGGCAACCGGACGTGGACCGCATCGAGCACTTGAACGCGCCGATCATCATCGATCAGAAGCGGGTGGGCGGCGGCGCCCGCTCGACGGCGGGCACGTACACCGACCTCGCCGCGCCGCTGCGACTGCTGTTCTCGCGCTTCGGCCAGCCCTCCGCCGGCCCGGCCTTCGCCTTCTCGTTCAACACGCCGCAGGGCATGTGCCCCGAGTGCGAGGGCATCGGCCGGACCACGCAGCTGGATGTGGAGAAACTGCTGGACCGCCGCCTGTCGCTGAACGGCGGGGCGATTCTGCACCCCGAATTCAAGGTGGGCAAGTGGATGTGGAAGATGTATCCGCTGTCAGGGCTGTTCGACAACGACAAACCCATCGAGGACTACACCCCCGACGAGTTGCACGCGCTGCTGTACGGCGCGGACGTGAAGGTCTCGTTCGGGGAATTCGGCTCGAAGTACGAGGGCTTGGTGGAGCGGTTCACGCGCATGTACCTGAAAAAGGACGCGGCGGCCATGTCCGGGCGGGCGCGGACGGTGTTCGAGGCCTTCACCACCTCCCAGACCTGCCCGCTGTGCGGCGGCGCGCGGCTGAACGCGGCGGCGCTGGAGAGCCGCATCGACGGGCAGAACATCGCCGAGGTGTCGGACCTGGAAATCACCGGGCTGATGGCCTTTCTGGAGCGTCTGAGCGATCCGGCGGCGGCGCGGGTGGCCGCCCACCTGCAAGAGCGGTTGCAGCATCTGGTGGACATCGGGCTGGGCTACCTGAGCCTGAGCCGCGAGACGGCCACACTGTCCGGCGGCGAATCGCAGCGCCTCAAGATGATCCGGCACCTGGGCAACAGCCTGACCGACATGCTGTACATCCTTGACGAGCCCAGCGTGGGCCTGCACGCCCGCGACGTGGCGCGGCTGACCGGGCTGCTGCGGAAACTGCGCGACAAGGGCAACACGGTGCTGGTGGTGGAACACGACCCGGACGTGATGGCGGTGGCCGATCACGTCGTGGACCTCGGGCCAGGGGCCGGAACGCACGGCGGTCAGGTGGTGTTCGAGGGCAGCTACGCCGATCTTCAGAACGCCGACACCCCCACCGGGCGATTCCTGAGCCAGCATCTGCCGGTCAAGGAGAACGTGCGCGGGGCGACGGGCCACCTGAGCGTCCAGAACGCCACGCTGCACAACCTCAAAGACGTCTCGGTGGCCATTCCCACCGGAGTGCTGACGGTGGTGACCGGCGTGGCGGGGTCGGGCAAAAGTTCGCTGATCAACGGCGTGTTCCTGGCCCAGCACCCGGACGCCATCGTGATCGACCAGTCGCGCGTGACCGCCAACAGCCGCTCGGCCCCGGCCACCTACACCGGCATCATGGACGACATTCGCAAGGCGTTCGCCAGGGCCAACGGCGTGAGCCCCGCCCTGTTCAGCTTCAACAGCGAGGGCAGCTGCCCGGAATGCAGCGGGCTGGGCGTGATCTACACCGATCTGGCCTTTATGGAGGGCATGACCTCCGTGTGCGAGGTCTGCGAGGGCCGACGCTTCAAGGAAGAGGTGTTGGCGTACCACCTGCGCGGCCACTCGATTGCCGACGTGCTGGAGATGACGGCGGAAGGGGCGTTGGCGTTCTTTCCCGAGAAGAAGATCAGGGCGGTCTTGCAGGCGATGAACGATGTTGGGCTGGGGTACCTGAAGCTGGGACAGCCGCTGAGCACCGTGTCGGGCGGCGAGGGCCAGCGCCTCAAGCTGGCGGGCGAACTGCACAAGCGGGGCAGCGTCTACGTGATGGACGAGCCCACCACCGGGCTGCACCTCTCGGACATCGGGATGCTGATGCGCCTGATCGACCGGCTGGTGGACGGCGGCAACACCGTGCTGCTGATCGAACACCATCTGGACGTGATCCGGCAGGCCGACTGGGTGATCGACCTGGGGCCGGAAGGCGGCGGCGCAGGCGGCGAGGTGCTGTACGCCGGGCCGCCGCAGGGCCTCAAGACTTGCGCGCGGAGCCTGACCGGACCCTTTCTGTAGTGCGAGGCCCCCTCCAATCGGCGACGCTTTGCAGAACGGACCCAATGATCTGGCCAAACGTTCACTCCCAGAATGACAAATTGCAGACATCGGACAACCATTGATTGATGAGCTGTCTTTCCGGAGACAGTTGTTCAGAGAAGTGCGTTGACCGCCTTTGCCTCGCCGCCCTATACTCGCGGCCGATGACAGACCAGGGGCGGACGCCACAGGGGCCGGGGTGCAACCGGGTCCTGCGTCCGCCCCTTCCAGGTTTGCACCAGGGGGAACGACCATGAACCAGACCGGGAACAACCAGGATTTCGATGTCAACTCGGCGGCCCGCAACTGGCGGGTAGAGGCCACCGCGCAGCCCACCCCCAGCGAACTGGTGACCGGGAAGTTCGCCAGCGACGTGCTGACGCCGGATCAGCTCAAGACCCGCATGAGCAAGAGCGCCTTCCGGAGCCTGCAGGCCACCGCCGAGCGCGGCGAGACGCTGGACCCCAGCATCGCCGACACCGTGGCGCTGGCGATGAAGACCTGGGCGATGGAAAAGGGGGCCACCCACTACACCCACTGGTTCCAGCCGCTGACCGGCGGCACCGCCGAGAAGCACGACTCGTTCCTGAACCCCGCCGGGGACGGCGTGGCGATCATGTCCTTTTCGGGCAAGGAACTGATCCAGGCCGAGCCGGATGCGTCGAGCTTTCCCTCTGGCGGCCTGCGGGCCACCTTCGAAGCGCGCGGCTACACTGCCTGGGATCCCTCGTCACCGGCCTTTATCGTCCGGCACGCCAACGGCGCGACGCTGTGCATTCCCAGCGTGTTCGCGTCGTGGAAGGGCGAGGCACTGGACCTCAAGACCCCGCTGCTGCGCTCTATCGAGGCGCTGAACCGGGCGGTCACCCCGGCCCTCAAGCTGTTCGGGGCTTCCGAGGGCACCCGCGTGACCAGCAGCCTGGGCGCGGAGCAGGAATACTTTCTGATCGCCGAGGAGTACTACTACCGCCGCCCCGATCTGGTGATGAGCGGGCGCACGCTGTTCGGGGCCAAGCCCCCGCGCGGGCAGGAGCTGGAAGACCACTACTTCGGCGTGATCCCGGACCGCATCCTGAGCTTCATGACCGACGCCGAGATGCAGCTGTACGCGCTGGGCATTCCCGTCAAGACCCGCCACAACGAGGTGGCGCCGGGGCAGTTCGAGGTGGCCCCGATTTTCGAGGACTCCAACATCGCCGCCGATCACCAGCAGCTGCTGATGCAGGTGCTGCGCAACACCGCCCGCCGCTACGGGCTGGTGTGCCTGATGCACGAAAAGCCCTTCGCCGGGGTCAACGGCAGCGGCAAGCACTGCAACTGGAGCATGGCCACCGACGCGGGCGAGAACCTGCTGGACCCCGGCGAGACGCCCCACGAGAACATGCAGTTCCTGTTCTTCACCTCCGCCGTCCTCAAGGGCGTCGACGAGCACCAGGACCTGCTGCGGGCCTGCGTAGCCAGCGCCAGCAACGATCACCGCCTGGGGGCCGCCGAGGCCCCGCCCGCGATCATCAGTATCTTCTTGGGCAGCGAGCTGAGCGACATCTACGAGCGCCTGGCCAGCGGGCAGGGCGGGCGCGGCAAGGCGGCGGGGCTGATGGGGCTGGGCAGCCGCGTGCTGCCGGAGATTCCCATTCACGCCGGAGACCGCAACCGCACCAGCCCCTTCGCCTTTACCGGCAACAAGTTCGAGTTCCGCGCGGTGGGCAGCTCCCAGAGCATCTCCTTTCCGATCACGGTGCTGAACGCCATCGTGGCCGAGGCGGTGGCGCAGCTGGTGACCGATCTGCAGGCGCGGCTGGACGGCGGCGAGGAGCTGGGCGTGGCGCTGGCCGAACTGGTGCGCGAGACGTACAAGAAGCACCGCCGCATCGTGTTCGATGGGGACGGCTACAGCGACGAGTGGCACCGCGAGGCCGAGCACGACCGCGGCCTGCTGAACCTGCGAACGGCCCTGGACGCGCTGGAGCACCTGCACAGCCCCAAGAACGTCGAGCTGTTCGGGAAACTGGAAATCCTGAATGACCGCGAACTGGCGGCCCGGCAGGAAATCATGTACGACATCTACTTCAAGACCGTGAACATCGAGGGCGAGACCACCGAATACATGGCCCAGCGCCAGATTCTGCCGGCGGCCCTGGCGTATCTGGCGGCCCTGAAGGACGTGCCCGAGAGCCGCGCCGCCGCCGGGGTCAGCCGGGAAGTGGGCGAACTGACCGACCGGCTCTACGACGCCCTGCAGGCCCTGCGCGAACAGAACGACGCCCTGGGCGGCGAAGAGGTGCACGAGAAGGCCTACCACATGCGCGACGCCGTGCTGCCCGCCATGCGCGAGGTGCGGGCCGTGGCCGACCGGCTGGAGAACCTGATCGACTTCAAGCTGTGGCCGCTGCCGACGTACCGTCAGATGCTGTTCGTGAAGTAGAGCCGCGCGTTCTGCGTGGAAGCCCCGCCCGAGTGTGGCGGGGCTTCTCGTCTGTCCGGGCCGCTGTCTTTACAGCCTTTACAGCACCCGGAACGCCAGAAAACCTGCGCCGACGCCCAGCAGCAGGCCCACCAGCACCTCCAGATAGGTGTGGCCCAGCAGGACGCGCACCGGCAGGGGCGCGAAACCGGCGCGCACCACGTCGCGCAGCTCGCTGATCAGTTCGTTGAGCAGGGCGCCCTGCTGACCGCTGGCGTGCCGCACCCCGGTGGCGTCGTACATGACGATCAGCGCAAACACGGAGCTGATGGCAAACGGCGCGCTGCCCACCCCCTCGGACAGCCCGACGCCGGTGGTCAGGGCCGCCACCATGGCGCTGTGGCTGCTGGGCATGCCGCCGGTTTCCATGAAGGCGGCAGGCCGCCAGCGCCGCTCGATCAGCAGAATCAGAAAGACCTTGAACAGCTGCGCGCTCGTGGACGCCAGGATGGCGGTCCACAGCCAGCGGTTGCTCAGCAGTTCAGCGAACGAATTCACCGGCAACCTCTGGGTGGGCGCGCGTGGCGTGCTGCAGTTCGGCCGCCCGCACGGTGTTCGCCAGCAACTGCGCCACGGTCATGGGGCCGACGCCGCCCGGCACCGGGGTCAGCGCCCCGGCCACCCCCGCCACGTCCGGATGAACGTCGCCCACCAGATGGCCCTTGCCGTCCGCCCCCAGCACGCGGTTGATGCCCACGTCGATGACGGTTGCCCCTGGCCTGACCATCTCCGGCGTGACGAGGCCGGGGCTTCCGGCGGCGGCGACAAGCAGCTCGGCCTCGCGGGTCACGCGCCCCAGGTCACGGGTGCGGCTGTGGCACACCGTGACGGTGGCGTCGCCCAGCAGCAGCAGCGCGGCCAGCGGGCGGCCCACCAGATGGCTGCGGCCCACGATCACGGCCCGCGCGCCGGCCACCGCAACCCCGTAATGCTCCAGCAGATACATGATGCCGGCAGGCGTACACGGCGTCAGCGCCGGGCGGCCCGCCCACAGCTCACCCACGTTCAGGGGATGAAAGCCGTCCACGTCCTTGCGCGGATCGATGGCGTGCAGCACGGCAGCCTCAGCAATCTGCGCGGGCAGCGGCAACTGCACCAGAATGCCGCTGACGTCGTCGTCGCGGTTCAGGGTGTCGATCAGGGCCAGCAGCTCGGCCTGGGTGGCGCTCTCAGGCAGCGCGTGGACGGTGCTGCGCAGGCCCACCTCGCCGGCCTTGCGCGACTTGCCGCGCACGTAGCTGCGACTGGCAGGATCGTCACCCACGCACACGATCACCAGATGGGGTGAGGTGGGCAGACGCCCGGCACGGGCCGCCGCGTCCGCCAGCAGCGCGGCGGCGGCCGGCGGCCCGGCCAGCACCCGTGCGCTCACCCGCGCTCCTCTGGCCCGCTCTCCCCTGCCGCGTGTCCGGGCACCGCCTGCTCCTCGTCGTCCTGTTCGTCCAGTTGCGGCGCGGCGGGGGCCGTTTTCATGTTGCGGCTCAGGCCCGCCAGCACGCCGTTGACGAAGCGGCCCGAATCGTCGCCGCCGAACTTGCGCGCGATACGCACGGCACTCTCGATCACCGGGGGGTGCGGCTCGGGGGTGTGGCCCATTTCGAAGGTCGCCAGCCGCAACACGTTCAGGTCCGTCTGGGCCATCTGCCCGAAGCTCCAGCCCCGGATGGTGCGCTGCAGCGTCTCGTCGATCTCGGCGCGGCGTGCCCCGATGCCGTCCACCAGTTCACGGGCAAAGGTCAGGGCTTCCTCGTTCAGGCGGGGGAAGGTGTCGTCGCCGTCCCGCATCTGGCCCTCGGCACGCACAAAGACCGTGTCCAGCGGCAGATCGCCCCGGTCAGCCTCGAACAGCACGCGGAAGGCGAACTCGCGGGCGGCGCGGCGCGTCCCGACCGGCTGGGCGGCCTTCTCGCGGCGGCGGGTCAAGACTTGCCCCTGGCGGCGGGCACGCACACGCCCTGCACGGTCACGTTGACGGCGCTGACCTTCAGGCCGGTCATCAGCTCGATGTTCTCGCACACGGCGCGCTGCACCTGCCGGGACACGTTCACCAGATTCTGCCCGAAATCGATGTTCAGGCCCACGTCCACGCTGACGCTGGCGCCGTCACGGCTCACGCGCAGGGCGCGGGGCTTGCGGGCGCCGCTCTGGTTGCGCAGCACCTCGCCCATGTTCAGCGGGGCCGAGGCCACTTCGGTGCCCTCGATCCCGGTGATGGTGGTGGCGGCGATGTCCATCAGGACGCTCTTGCTGATTTCGACTTCGGAACTGGGGGTGCTGGTCTGGGTGGGGTTGCTTGCCATGATGGGAATGCCTCCGCGCGCGGGCCGAGTGGTGCGCCGCGCCAATACAGGCCAGTTTAGAGGCTGAGCGGGACGCGGTGGGCGGGTGGGGCCGCAGTTCAAGATCAGCCCGCCGCACGTCTTCAGGTCTGGGCGGACGCCTCCCCGTTTTCTACGCCCTTCTCCGCCAGCAGAGCCGCCAGTCCGGCCTCGTCCAGCACGGCCACGCCCAGTTCCTGCGCGCGGGTCAATTTGCTTCCAGCGTCCTCCCCAGCGATCAGGTACGAGGTCTTGCCGGTGACGCTGCCGGTCACGCGGCCCCCGGCGGCCTCCAGCTCGGCTTTGATGGCGTCGCGCGGACGGCCCAGGCTGCCGGTGATGACGAAGTTGAGGCCCTCCAGTTGCTCTCCGCGCCTCACCTCCTCCTCCTGCGGGTTGACGCCCGCCGCCTTGAGTTTGTTCAGGAGGGTGACGTAGCCCTCTTCTTTCAGGGCCACCGCCACACTTGCGCCGATCACCTTGCCCAGCCCCGGCACGGCCTCGATCTGCTCGGGAGTGGCCGCCATCAGCGCGTCCAGCGTGCCGAAGGCGCGGGCCAGCGCCTGGGCGTTGCGCTCGCCCACGTGATCCAGGCCCAGCGCGTTGATCAGCCGCCACAGCGGGCGGGTCTTGCTGGCCTCCAGCTCGGCCAGGATGTTGGCGGCCTTCTTCTCGCCGCCGCGCTCCAGTCCGGCCAGCGTCTCGGCGTTCAGGGCGTACAGGTCTGCTGCGTCGTGGATCAGGCCCAGCGTCAGCAGCTGCGCGATCAGCTTGCCCCCCACGCCCGCGATGTCCATGGCGCCGCGCGACACGAAATACTCCACCAGTTTGTAGGTCTGCGCCGGGCAGGCCGGATTGGTGCAGTAGGTGTTGGCGTCCTCGGGATCGCGCGTGACCGGCTGGCCGCACTCGGGGCAGGTGTCGGGAAAGACGAAGGGCTGGGCATCTGCCGGGCGTTTGTCCACGATCACACGCATGATCTGCGGAATCACGCCGCCGGATTTGCGCACCACCACCGTGTCCCCAATGTGAAGATCCAGATCCCGCACGAAATCCTGGTTGTGCAGCGTGGCCTTGCTGACGGTGCTGCCCTCGATCAGGCGGGGCGACAGGTGGGCCAGCGGCGTGAGCTTGCCGGTGCGGCCCACGTTGACCGTAATGCCCTCCAGCACGGTCTCCACCTCCTCCACCGGGAACTTGTAGGCAATCGCCCAGCGCGGGGCGCGGCTGGTGAAGCCTGCCTCCTCCTGCAGGCGCAGCGAATCGAGCTTGAACACTGTGCCGTCGGCATCGAATTCGAAGTCCTGACGTCCGGCAGTCATGCGGGCGTGGTAATCGGCGGCGGCGGCGATGCCGCTCAGCCCCTCGCTGTGGGTGCTGATCGGAAAGCCCTGGGCGGCCAGCCACGCCAGCACCTCGCCCTGGGTAGTGGCGGGCACGCCGTCGCGCTTGCCCAGCGCGTAGAAGATGGCCTTGAGGTTGCGGGTGCGCGTGACCTCCGGGTCTTTCTGCCGCAGCGCTCCCGCCGCGCCGTTGCGGGGGTTCTTGAGCAGCGGCGTGCCCAGTTCCTCGGCCTGCGCGTTGTAGGCGGCGAAGTCCGCGCGGCTCATGTAGACCTCGCCGCGCACCTCCAGTTCACCGCTCAGGCCGTCCAGGGCGGTGGGAATGCCCGGCACCGTCGCCACCTGCGCGGTCACGATCTCGCCGACGGAGCCGTTGCCGCGCGTGGCGGCCCACTGCAACTGACCGTTCACGTAGTACAGGTTCACGCTCAGGCCGTCGATCTTCAGCTCGCCCGTGAACACGAAGTCGTCGTGCTCGGGGGGCAGATTCAGCGCGCGGGCCAGCTTCTCGCGCCACTCGCCCAGTTCGGCGTCGCTGAAGACGTTGTCCAGGCTGGTCATGGGGGTGGGGTGGTTCACCGGCTGGAAGGCCGTGCTGGGCGCCCCCCCCACCGCCTGCGCGGGGCTGGTGTCGCCCCCTGCCGCCTGCGCGGCCTGCTCGGCCCATTCGGGATGCTGGGCTTCCAGGGCACGCAGGCGCCGAACCAGCGCGTCGTACTCGTTGTCGGGAATCGTGGGCGCGTCCTCTTCGTGGTACGCGCGGTTGTGGCGGGCCACGGCGGCGCTGAGACTGAGGTACTGCTCGTATTCACCGGGGGTCAACTCGGCCTGATCCATGTCAGCGAGCGTAGCACCCCCGCCGGGTTCAGCTGGGAACGGAATGGAGAAGACTCCAGCGCGGCTGGCCTGGGGGCAGAACTGGCGCACCTCACCCACCCCGGCCCTCCCCCCATCAGGTGGACGTCACCCCGATATGATCAGATGGCGGCGCAGTTTTCGTATACTGTGTTCAAGCAACCTACACGCCTGCTGTCTAGGCACAGCCCCAAACTGGAGGATTCACCATGAAGACCGCTATTAAGAACTGTCTGACCCTGGCCCTGGCCGTTTCCGTTTCCCTCGCTGGCGCGCAGAACATTCGCGTCGGCCTGGCCTACGACGCGGGCGGCAAGTTTGACAAGAGCTTCAACCAGAGTGCCTACGAGGGCAGCCAGCGCGCCAAGCAGAAGCTGGGCGTGCAGGTCAAGGACTTCGAGCCCAGCGATCCCAGCCAGGTGATCCAGGGCGTGCGCTCCTTTGCCAACGAGGGCTTTGACCTGACCATCGGCGTGGGCTTTGCCAACAACGCCAGCATCACCCAAGTCGCCAAGGAAAACCCGGACCTGTACTTCGGTCTGGTGGACGACATCTCGGACGCCAAGAACGTCGCCAGCCTGACCTTCTCCGAGCAGGAAGGCAGCTACCTGGTGGGTTACCTGGCCGCGCTGAACAGCTCGACCGGCGTGGTGGGCTTCGTGGGCGGCATGGACATCCCGCTGATCCACAAGTTCGAGGCCGGCTACACCGCAGGCGTGAAGGCCGCCAACCCCAAGGCGCGCGTGATCGCGCAGTACGTGGGCACCACCCCTGACGCCTGGAACAACCCCGGCAAGGCCAAGGAAATCGCAGGCAGCATGCGCTCCAAGGGTGCCGACATCATCTTTGCCGCCGCGGGCGCCTCCGGCAACGGCGTGATCGACTACGTCAAGCAGACCCAGTGCATCAAGGCCGGCAACCTGCCCAGCGGCGTGAAGTTCGTCAGCGACAACTTCAAGAACGTCAAGAAGAGCGCGGCCTACACCAAGGCCTGCGCCGGCAACACCCGCCCGATGTTCTTTATCGGCGTGGACAGCAACCAGAACTACCTGGGCGACTTCGACAAGAACCCCGCCACCATGAACCACGGCCTGACCAGCATGGTCAAGCGGGTGGACAACGCGGTGTACCAGCTGATCGAGTCGGTCAAGGACGACAAGTTCAAGGGCGGCTCGCGCGTGTTCGGCCTCAAGGACGGCGGCGTGGGCTACGCGGTCGACCAGTACAACAAGGCCCTGATCAGCAGCGCCCAGGTCGCCAAGGTCGAGGGCATCAAGGCCCAGATCATCAGCGGCAAGATCAAGGTGCCCAGCAAGTAAAGTCTCTTCCTCTCGGCGGAGGGCGGTCCCGTGTGGGCCGCCTTCTTCTTTTGTGACGGGCTGACCCGACGCGCCGGTGATCTATCCTGCGGCCATGTCCCGTTCAGACCGAGATGCGCTGCTGATCGTCACACCCCATCCGTCCGGCCAGCTGCCCGCCGACATCCTGCGGCAGATGCTGGGCGACGACGTGTTCGACACCCCAAAGCGCGAGGCGTTCCTGCGGCGCATCTTTCTGGACGGCGACGCCTACACCGATCTGCTGTACTCGCTGCCCGGCGCGCGACACGTTCAGGCGCCCTGGAGCCGCTTTGCCGTGGACCTGAATCGGGAGCGCGGCGACCGGGTGGACAACGGCGTGATCAAAGACACCGATTTTGACCGCCAGCCGCTGTACCCGCCCCACACCCGGCTCTTGGACGACGAGCGCGAGGCCCGCCTGCGGCACATCTGGGACCCCTTCGACGCCGCCGTGGGTGCGGAACTGTCCGGCGCGCGGCTGATGATCGTGGGCCACAGCATGGCCTCGCACGGCCCCCGGCTGGGCCAGGACACCGGCACGCCCCGCCCGGCCATCTGCCTGATGCCCGGCACGCCGGACGCCCCCACCTTTCCGCACCAGCAGTGGCACGCGCTGCAAGGCGCCGCCGAGGATGCGTTCGGTGACGTGATCGCCGCCAGCCCCTTCGAGCGCGTGACCATCGGCGAGCCGTGGAGCACCGACACGCTGAGCCTGACGCACAGCCGGCGCAGCGGCGTACCCGCCTTCGGCATCGAGTTCAACGTGGGGCTGCATCTCCGCGACGGGCAGCCGCGCGACGACGTCATGCGGCAGATGAACGCGGCCTTCGCGAGGTTCGCGGACGCGGCGCTGGAACTGGTGAACTGAAGTCCCCCTGCGTTGTCCTTTTCAGGAGTGACCCCATGCTGAGAACAGTCCTTGCCGCCGCCGTCCTGAGCCTGCCTGCGCTGGGGTGGTCCTCCCTTGCCGGGGCGCAGTCCAGCCCACCCGCGCCCGTCGAGACCACCCGCACAACGTGCGGCGCGTACACTGTACAACTTCGGCAGAACGGTTTCGAGGACCCCCCC is drawn from Deinococcus radiopugnans ATCC 19172 and contains these coding sequences:
- the nusB gene encoding transcription antitermination factor NusB produces the protein MTRRREKAAQPVGTRRAAREFAFRVLFEADRGDLPLDTVFVRAEGQMRDGDDTFPRLNEEALTFARELVDGIGARRAEIDETLQRTIRGWSFGQMAQTDLNVLRLATFEMGHTPEPHPPVIESAVRIARKFGGDDSGRFVNGVLAGLSRNMKTAPAAPQLDEQDDEEQAVPGHAAGESGPEERG
- a CDS encoding Asp23/Gls24 family envelope stress response protein; the encoded protein is MASNPTQTSTPSSEVEISKSVLMDIAATTITGIEGTEVASAPLNMGEVLRNQSGARKPRALRVSRDGASVSVDVGLNIDFGQNLVNVSRQVQRAVCENIELMTGLKVSAVNVTVQGVCVPAARGKS
- the ligA gene encoding NAD-dependent DNA ligase LigA codes for the protein MDQAELTPGEYEQYLSLSAAVARHNRAYHEEDAPTIPDNEYDALVRRLRALEAQHPEWAEQAAQAAGGDTSPAQAVGGAPSTAFQPVNHPTPMTSLDNVFSDAELGEWREKLARALNLPPEHDDFVFTGELKIDGLSVNLYYVNGQLQWAATRGNGSVGEIVTAQVATVPGIPTALDGLSGELEVRGEVYMSRADFAAYNAQAEELGTPLLKNPRNGAAGALRQKDPEVTRTRNLKAIFYALGKRDGVPATTQGEVLAWLAAQGFPISTHSEGLSGIAAAADYHARMTAGRQDFEFDADGTVFKLDSLRLQEEAGFTSRAPRWAIAYKFPVEEVETVLEGITVNVGRTGKLTPLAHLSPRLIEGSTVSKATLHNQDFVRDLDLHIGDTVVVRKSGGVIPQIMRVIVDKRPADAQPFVFPDTCPECGQPVTRDPEDANTYCTNPACPAQTYKLVEYFVSRGAMDIAGVGGKLIAQLLTLGLIHDAADLYALNAETLAGLERGGEKKAANILAELEASKTRPLWRLINALGLDHVGERNAQALARAFGTLDALMAATPEQIEAVPGLGKVIGASVAVALKEEGYVTLLNKLKAAGVNPQEEEVRRGEQLEGLNFVITGSLGRPRDAIKAELEAAGGRVTGSVTGKTSYLIAGEDAGSKLTRAQELGVAVLDEAGLAALLAEKGVENGEASAQT
- a CDS encoding BMP family lipoprotein; its protein translation is MKTAIKNCLTLALAVSVSLAGAQNIRVGLAYDAGGKFDKSFNQSAYEGSQRAKQKLGVQVKDFEPSDPSQVIQGVRSFANEGFDLTIGVGFANNASITQVAKENPDLYFGLVDDISDAKNVASLTFSEQEGSYLVGYLAALNSSTGVVGFVGGMDIPLIHKFEAGYTAGVKAANPKARVIAQYVGTTPDAWNNPGKAKEIAGSMRSKGADIIFAAAGASGNGVIDYVKQTQCIKAGNLPSGVKFVSDNFKNVKKSAAYTKACAGNTRPMFFIGVDSNQNYLGDFDKNPATMNHGLTSMVKRVDNAVYQLIESVKDDKFKGGSRVFGLKDGGVGYAVDQYNKALISSAQVAKVEGIKAQIISGKIKVPSK
- a CDS encoding N-formylglutamate amidohydrolase; the encoded protein is MSRSDRDALLIVTPHPSGQLPADILRQMLGDDVFDTPKREAFLRRIFLDGDAYTDLLYSLPGARHVQAPWSRFAVDLNRERGDRVDNGVIKDTDFDRQPLYPPHTRLLDDEREARLRHIWDPFDAAVGAELSGARLMIVGHSMASHGPRLGQDTGTPRPAICLMPGTPDAPTFPHQQWHALQGAAEDAFGDVIAASPFERVTIGEPWSTDTLSLTHSRRSGVPAFGIEFNVGLHLRDGQPRDDVMRQMNAAFARFADAALELVN